A single window of Acidimicrobiales bacterium DNA harbors:
- a CDS encoding AsnC family transcriptional regulator, whose amino-acid sequence MTVAAYVLLKTEVGRAGDVLDQVRQMEGIVSADGVTGPYDIIVRAEVDSMEDLGRMVVRKIQQIDGISGTLTCPVVSI is encoded by the coding sequence ATGACGGTAGCCGCGTACGTACTGCTGAAGACGGAGGTCGGTCGTGCAGGCGACGTACTCGACCAGGTGCGCCAGATGGAAGGAATCGTCTCCGCGGACGGAGTGACCGGCCCCTACGACATCATCGTGCGGGCGGAAGTCGACTCGATGGAAGACCTCGGGCGCATGGTGGTCCGCAAGATCCAGCAGATCGACGGGATCAGCGGAACGCTCACCTGCCCCGTGGTGAGTATCTGA
- a CDS encoding ABC transporter — protein MTSAAALAPPVRCRRLTKFYGRHPGIVDLDLEFRRGQICGLLGPNGAGKTTVLRLLVGLLRPSRGEALVFGVPSSDPEARRRVGFMPADPAFYSNLTGMENLDLLASLQGAEECPDRRWAAELLSLEERDLRRPVGGYSSGMIQKLGIIQAVQHRPSLVVLDEPANRLDPIARRSFEEMVRHIAARGGTVVLSSHQLAEVERTCDTVAMIRRARLLTVEAVASLRSKALRRVTARLKGDPGCVPPELLEPVVENGLLKARLQAGKPHVIAALAADPAVEDLLVEPASLEETFVHLYSEQAPE, from the coding sequence GTGACCTCTGCCGCTGCCTTGGCCCCGCCCGTCCGTTGTCGGCGTCTGACGAAGTTCTACGGTCGGCATCCCGGCATAGTTGATCTGGACCTCGAGTTCAGGAGAGGCCAGATCTGTGGCCTTCTTGGCCCCAACGGTGCGGGGAAGACGACGGTGCTCAGGCTGCTGGTCGGCCTACTCCGACCGAGCCGCGGCGAGGCGCTCGTATTCGGGGTGCCTTCATCCGACCCGGAGGCCCGTCGCAGGGTGGGGTTCATGCCCGCAGACCCTGCCTTCTACTCGAACCTCACCGGAATGGAGAACCTCGACCTCCTCGCATCGTTGCAGGGGGCCGAAGAGTGCCCCGACCGCCGCTGGGCCGCGGAGCTCCTCTCGCTCGAGGAGCGTGACCTTCGCCGTCCGGTGGGCGGTTACTCGTCGGGGATGATCCAGAAGCTCGGGATCATCCAAGCGGTCCAGCACAGGCCGTCGCTCGTAGTGCTGGACGAGCCCGCCAACCGACTGGATCCGATAGCGCGGCGGTCTTTCGAAGAAATGGTTCGGCACATCGCGGCGAGAGGAGGCACCGTGGTTCTCTCGTCCCACCAGCTGGCCGAGGTGGAGCGCACGTGCGACACGGTGGCGATGATCCGCCGGGCGAGACTGCTCACGGTGGAAGCCGTGGCGAGCCTTCGTTCCAAGGCGCTCAGACGTGTGACCGCGAGGTTGAAGGGAGACCCGGGATGCGTGCCTCCCGAACTGTTGGAGCCCGTCGTGGAGAACGGCCTTCTCAAGGCGAGATTGCAGGCCGGCAAGCCCCACGTGATCGCGGCGCTGGCGGCGGATCCGGCCGTCGAGGATCTGTTGGTCGAACCCGCCTCATTGGAGGAGACGTTCGTGCACCTCTACAGCGAGCAAGCGCCAGAGTGA
- the bioF gene encoding 8-amino-7-oxononanoate synthase — MERASPDRVLAEAGPRDEGRQAAGRTRWDAWVDGELGRIRAGGLWREPRRFDAFGPRGRLPSGREVVSFASNDYLGLTTHPAVVEAAVDALRRWGTGSGASRLVTGSRPVHHSLEEELAAWKGAESAVIFPTGFAANLSVLTVFGASDCRILSDELNHASIIDGCRLARAEVAVWRHRDTDHLRDLLRQAENEGKRPIVVSDVVFSMDGDVADVEALVELCTAFDALLVLDEAHVVLDPPTVPAEAAVLRVGTLSKTLGSLGGFVAGPRRWCELLVNRARPYIFTTAPTPADAAAALAALRILRSGEGGDLLSTLRSHVDAIAPGHPSPIIPVMCGSEEAALAAAGALEERGLWVPAIRPPTVPPGTSRLRVTLSAAHRAGEVSELARALRELGLL; from the coding sequence ATGGAACGGGCGTCCCCAGACCGGGTCCTCGCGGAAGCGGGACCTCGGGATGAAGGTCGACAGGCCGCGGGCCGGACGAGATGGGATGCGTGGGTCGACGGGGAGCTCGGGCGGATCCGGGCCGGCGGACTGTGGAGGGAGCCGAGACGCTTCGATGCGTTCGGACCTCGGGGACGTCTCCCGTCCGGTCGGGAGGTCGTTAGCTTCGCCTCCAACGACTACTTGGGTCTCACCACGCACCCCGCCGTCGTCGAGGCAGCGGTGGATGCGCTCCGGAGATGGGGTACCGGTTCGGGCGCTTCCCGACTCGTCACGGGGAGCCGTCCCGTCCACCACAGCTTGGAAGAGGAGCTGGCCGCCTGGAAGGGCGCAGAGTCGGCGGTGATCTTCCCTACGGGCTTCGCTGCGAACCTGTCCGTACTCACCGTGTTCGGAGCATCGGATTGTCGGATCCTCTCCGACGAGCTCAACCACGCGTCGATCATCGACGGCTGTCGCCTGGCGAGGGCTGAGGTCGCGGTGTGGAGGCACCGGGACACCGACCATCTACGAGATCTGCTCAGGCAGGCGGAGAACGAAGGAAAGAGGCCGATCGTCGTCTCGGACGTCGTCTTCTCGATGGACGGGGACGTCGCCGACGTCGAGGCGTTGGTCGAGCTCTGCACAGCGTTCGACGCTCTCCTGGTACTCGACGAGGCGCATGTCGTGCTGGATCCCCCGACGGTCCCCGCCGAAGCGGCCGTGTTGAGGGTGGGCACGCTCTCGAAGACGCTCGGCTCACTGGGCGGTTTCGTCGCGGGACCGCGGAGGTGGTGCGAACTCCTCGTCAACCGCGCGCGGCCCTACATCTTCACCACCGCCCCGACTCCCGCCGACGCGGCCGCAGCCTTGGCTGCGCTGAGAATCCTGCGGTCCGGCGAGGGTGGCGACCTGCTGAGTACTCTCAGGTCGCATGTGGACGCGATCGCCCCTGGTCACCCGTCCCCGATAATCCCGGTGATGTGCGGCAGCGAGGAAGCGGCTCTGGCAGCCGCCGGCGCCTTGGAGGAGCGAGGGCTCTGGGTCCCCGCGATCCGTCCCCCGACGGTGCCTCCCGGCACGTCGAGGCTGAGGGTCACCCTGTCGGCGGCCCACCGTGCCGGTGAGGTGTCGGAGCTCGCTCGGGCTCTCCGCGAGCTCGGTCTCCTGTAG
- the bioA gene encoding adenosylmethionine-8-amino-7-oxononanoate aminotransferase, giving the protein MAGRSEWVDRDAAVVWHGFTQMAAWRDGEPIIVDRAEGHELIDVEGRRYLDAISSLWVNTLGHRVPELDAALVEQLSRVAHSTMLGNGNRVVVEFAEELAKRVPVDSPRIMFASDGAAAVEQALKIAFQYWWNEGERGRTRYLALTSAYHGDTVGALSLGAGEFGTELFDPLRFPVLRTPGYEDEKWADAAIEVLRGESESLAAIVLEPVVQGAAGMLTARPEDVARVVEAAQAAGVLVICDEVATGFGRTGSLFACDLCGIRPDLLCLGKGITGGYLPMSATVASERVWRAFLGEDLGPRTFYHGHSYGGNALAAAVALRHLRLLEEWKVLDNVRARSEELREILERRLRPSPYVRDIRLVGLMGGVELASPDPGARWGRRVAAAAVRRGVLMRPLGDVMVLMPPLTITSRELQKIVQVLSEAVEEVARASTVHDGK; this is encoded by the coding sequence GTGGCAGGCCGTTCGGAGTGGGTGGACCGTGATGCGGCCGTCGTCTGGCACGGCTTCACGCAGATGGCCGCGTGGCGTGACGGAGAGCCGATCATCGTCGACAGGGCCGAAGGTCACGAGCTGATCGACGTGGAGGGCCGTAGATACCTGGACGCCATCTCCTCCCTCTGGGTCAACACTCTCGGCCACCGCGTACCCGAGCTCGACGCGGCTTTGGTGGAGCAACTGTCCCGGGTCGCACACTCGACCATGCTCGGAAACGGAAATCGCGTCGTGGTGGAGTTCGCCGAGGAGCTCGCGAAGCGTGTCCCGGTCGATTCCCCTCGGATCATGTTCGCGTCGGACGGTGCCGCAGCGGTCGAGCAGGCCTTGAAGATCGCCTTCCAGTACTGGTGGAACGAGGGGGAGAGGGGCCGGACGCGCTACCTGGCGCTCACCAGCGCGTACCACGGAGACACGGTCGGGGCTCTCTCACTCGGAGCCGGCGAGTTCGGGACGGAGCTGTTCGACCCCTTGAGGTTCCCCGTGCTTCGCACCCCTGGCTATGAGGACGAGAAGTGGGCCGACGCCGCCATAGAGGTCCTTCGCGGCGAGTCCGAATCGCTGGCGGCGATCGTTCTCGAGCCGGTGGTGCAGGGCGCTGCCGGGATGTTGACCGCGAGACCGGAGGACGTGGCTCGTGTGGTGGAGGCCGCCCAGGCAGCCGGGGTCCTCGTGATATGCGACGAGGTGGCGACCGGCTTCGGACGTACGGGAAGCCTCTTCGCCTGCGACCTCTGTGGCATCCGACCGGACCTGCTCTGCCTCGGTAAGGGGATCACCGGCGGCTACCTGCCCATGAGTGCCACCGTGGCCTCCGAGCGCGTGTGGCGGGCATTCCTCGGAGAAGACCTCGGGCCTCGCACCTTCTATCACGGTCACTCGTACGGGGGGAACGCCCTCGCGGCAGCGGTCGCGCTGCGACACCTACGGCTGCTGGAGGAATGGAAGGTGCTGGACAACGTCCGGGCAAGGTCGGAAGAGCTGCGAGAGATTTTGGAACGGCGCTTGCGTCCTTCGCCGTACGTGCGGGACATCCGCCTGGTCGGCCTGATGGGCGGTGTGGAGCTCGCGAGCCCCGATCCCGGTGCTCGATGGGGACGCCGGGTCGCCGCTGCCGCCGTGCGCCGTGGCGTCCTGATGCGACCCTTGGGTGACGTGATGGTGCTCATGCCCCCCCTCACGATCACGTCTCGAGAGCTGCAGAAGATCGTGCAGGTCCTCTCGGAGGCGGTCGAAGAGGTCGCGAGGGCTTCCACGGTGCACGACGGGAAGTGA